The stretch of DNA AACCTCAGAGCGTTATGCGGACAAAATTCAGTCACTTTCCGCAAACTTCCGGCTCGCCCGTAGTGTGCGGGGCTTTGATGGTGACCAGTCACGGCTAACGTTAACTGGTGATCAAATCCCACGTGCTTAGTGAAGACGTCCACATGCGTGTGCTGCGCCCCAGCGATGCACCGGCTCTTGCCGCTGCGTATGTGCGCAACCGTGCCTACCTTGACCCTTGGGAACCGGTGCGNCCCGAGGAGTACTACACAAAAGCATGGCAGGCTGCCGACATTGCCCGCCGCCTTGTTGCGCATGAGGCCGGAGCGGAGCATCCCTTTGGCTTGTTCGCTGGCGAAACCGTTGTGGGCCGGTTCAACTTGGCCGGAATTGTGCGTGGCCCCTTCCAAAGCGGCGGGCTGGGGTACTGGATCGATAGCATGTACGCAGGTCGCGGACTGGCATCAGCTGCGGTCCAGGCAATCCTCGAAACGGCACGGACGGAACTTAGATTGCACCGCATCGAGGCGAGCACCCTGTTGCACAATGCCGGCTCGCAGCGGGTGCTGCTCAAAGCCGGCTTCGAACAGATCGGCATGGCCCCGCAATATCTGCAGATTGGCGGGACATGGCAAGACCACAACCTCTACTAAATCATCCTGCACCACTCGGCCAGCTCCACATAGATTAACCGGCGCCAGCTCGCTGCCATTAGGCACATGACCGAGGGAGTTCTACGGTTGGTGTGTGAGCCGAAGAAAGAGCACGAATAAGGTGACAACAAGGGCGCCCGCNCCGTGGGAAGGACATCTGCAGGGCAGCAACGGGTACCGCAGAGTGCTGGCAGCCCTAGCGTGTTCAGGCGTGGCAACGTTTGCACAGCTCTACTCGGTTCAGGGCCTGCTGCCGCTGATGTCACGCGATTTGGGCATCACCGCCGCTCAGGCTGCCTTGTCCGTTTCAGCCGCCACCGTGGGGCTGGCCATCGCCGT from Arthrobacter polaris encodes:
- a CDS encoding GNAT family N-acetyltransferase, whose amino-acid sequence is MIKSHVLSEDVHMRVLRPSDAPALAAAYVRNRAYLDPWEPVRPEEYYTKAWQAADIARRLVAHEAGAEHPFGLFAGETVVGRFNLAGIVRGPFQSGGLGYWIDSMYAGRGLASAAVQAILETARTELRLHRIEASTLLHNAGSQRVLLKAGFEQIGMAPQYLQIGGTWQDHNLY